The nucleotide window TGCGATGATCGCAGCGACTACCGTAGCGATGCCGGTCATGATGCTGACGCATGCTTTTGGTGAATCGGTAGGCGTCAGTGCCGGCAGCTATATCTCACGGCAGTTAGGCGCGGGACATCATGAACAGGTCAGCCGGATTGTACAGACAACGATGACGCTGGTCGTTTTGATTTCAATCGTTCTGCCGATTCTGTTCATCGTTTTTCTGGGGCCGTTATTGGGGATGTTCGGAGCGGAAGGCGATGTGACGATGTATGCGGCACAGTATGTGACGATCCTTCTGGTCTTCGCGTTCTCCCAGATTGTTAAACTGACGATTGTCCATCTGTTGCGGGCCGAAGGGGATGTAAATTTCCCGATGGCGGCAATTTTTACCGGCGTTGCTGCAAATTTGATTCTTGATCCGATTTTCATGTTTGACTGGGGTCTGAATCTGGGGATTGCCGGGGCAGCGTGGGCGACAGCGGCCGCGCAGTGCATTTCGTTAGCGATGCTGCTATGGCGGTTAATGTTTAAAGCTGAGGCTGTGCGCTGGAATCCGCGGGTGTGGATGCTGGATAAGACGGCGGTGCAGGAAATAGTCAGTCTGGGTGTAGCGGTGTTTGCCCGGCAGGCGCTGCCCAGCGTCACCTACAGCTGCCTGGCAATGCAGGCCAGTGTGTATGGTACGGATTTTTTGGCCGGCATTGGAATTGCCAAGAAGTGCCTGAATTTAGTCATGTTTGCGATCATCGGTTTTGCGCAGGGGTTCCAGCCGTTTGCGGCGTATAATTATGGTGCCGGAAATCGTTCAAGGCTGCGTCAGGCTTTAAAGAGTGCTTTGCTTTGGGTGACGGTGTACGGCTGCTTCGCGGCGGTGCTGTATATCGCGCTGGCGCCGCAAATCGTCCAGATTTTCTCACGGGACGGCGCGGTCATAGAAATGGGGCGGATGATGCTGTATGGTTATGCTGTCTCCATGCCGGTGGTGGGAGCGTATAATATAGCGGCGGTTCTGCTGCAGGCGCTGGGCGAGAAACGTTCAGCCTTCTTCCTGTCGATAGCCCGGCAGGGATTGTTCTACATCCCGATTATTTGGATTTTGCCGACAATTTTGGGTCAGCTGGGAATTTTCATGGCCCAGCCGGCTGCAGACTATCTGACGATCCTGACTGTGATCTTGTTATGCCGGCATTTATTTGTTGATTTGATGAAAGGTTAATATTGGTAAGGAAAAACAGGTTTTAACGCGCCCCGGTTTATGGTAGAATACCATTAGACTGGGGTAATGTTACTTATGAGAAAAATGAAGAATAAAACGACGATGCTGCTGGCTGGCGGCTTGGCTATCGTTTTGATACTCTTTGCCGCCGCAGCGATCTATTTCGGAATGATTGTAAAAGATCGCTCGGAATCGCAGCTGCCCAAAGAAACGGAAAAGCCGGTGCTGGCTGAACAGGGCGGACAGGAAAAGCCGCAGGAAACACAAGGTTTGGATGCCGTTGAAGTTGATCTGGTGAATGCGACCGTTTATCGCTTTGACGAACTGGACTTTCAGTTTGCGATCGCCAAAATCCGGGTTAAAGCCCAAGAACCGATCAATATTTCATTGGAGCATTTCACGACCGATGAAGGCATCAAGCTGAATGAAATTGACAGTTACTTAGATCAGCTGGATAAAAACGGACTCTATATCGGCAAGCAGAATGTCTGGTTCGAATTGGTTTCCAAGGAAGACAGTTATGTTGCCAATATCTTTGTGCCGATCCAGGACAAGTCGGCGCAGAGTGCCGCCGTCAATATTGATTTTGGAAGCAATGATCCAATTAAATTAAATCTGAAAGAAGCCAGCGGGACCCGGGAAATGCTGGGTTATGTCGCAGAAGATGTGATCACTGACGGCAAGACTTATCAGATGCAGGTTCAGGTTGCCTTCCAGATCGCCAGCGAGGAAATGTATCGCACGTTTGAGGATGGTACGGTGGAAACCGCCGGGTTGCCGTCAACGGCGGAAGTTTATGTTTTCCGGCTGGACGCAGTCAGTCTTTGGGGTGATGAGCTAGAAGTCGAAGACGCGGTTTATCAAGTTGAAGGCAGCGGCAACACATTCCAAGCACTTCCAGCCAATTTCCATTCTGAGAAATATGACAACATTCTTGGCAAGACGATCAAGGAAAAAGACAGTGGTGTCTTATTCTTCATTACCTATAATCCGGACAAAGAACCAATCACTTATCAAGGCAAGCTGAAGCTGAAGATCAAGGGACAGGAAAACTGGATTGAAATTACCGTCAGTTTATAACGAAGGGGGAAGACGATGAAACAAATCTGGAAGATGGCCTTAGCTATGGCAATGGCTGTAACGTTGGTTCAGGGTTATCCCTCGGCAAACGGAAAAATCAATGTGAAAGCGGACGAAACCTATCCCATGGGCTGCAGCAATTTTGAAGTTGCCTATGTAACAGACAGCGGCGGCTTCAGCACGATTGGCTGCTACAATGATTTCACTCAGGCTAAAAATGAAATGTATGCTCATGGCAATGATGCGGTTGTACGGCACAGCTCCAGCAAATCGCCAACGAAGATTATTGCGATGACCTCTGGGGTAGCAGCCAGTTATTCTTATCGGCGAGGTTATGCTGATGGCAGTTCACGGCGGGCGTATGCGACTATGGAT belongs to Holdemania massiliensis and includes:
- a CDS encoding MATE family efflux transporter, with the translated sequence MTMNKNADRSLILDSMPVKQALIRLAVPSILASMVTTIYNIADTFFIGQLHNTAMIAATTVAMPVMMLTHAFGESVGVSAGSYISRQLGAGHHEQVSRIVQTTMTLVVLISIVLPILFIVFLGPLLGMFGAEGDVTMYAAQYVTILLVFAFSQIVKLTIVHLLRAEGDVNFPMAAIFTGVAANLILDPIFMFDWGLNLGIAGAAWATAAAQCISLAMLLWRLMFKAEAVRWNPRVWMLDKTAVQEIVSLGVAVFARQALPSVTYSCLAMQASVYGTDFLAGIGIAKKCLNLVMFAIIGFAQGFQPFAAYNYGAGNRSRLRQALKSALLWVTVYGCFAAVLYIALAPQIVQIFSRDGAVIEMGRMMLYGYAVSMPVVGAYNIAAVLLQALGEKRSAFFLSIARQGLFYIPIIWILPTILGQLGIFMAQPAADYLTILTVILLCRHLFVDLMKG